A window from Ciconia boyciana chromosome 21, ASM3463844v1, whole genome shotgun sequence encodes these proteins:
- the THEMIS2 gene encoding protein THEMIS2 has product MEPLSFQEYIRSLDPATLPRILRICCGVYFQGSVYEISGNECCLSTGDLLKVMAVALQKVICEDTETGQTTELPPTFKGLFQPAPAPGPCPTLRGPFQEGSRKRGLTLHQALGWWNRRPQPLLCPTISPHALLLHPVYEVHAAMHLRRDVVKIPSTLEVDVEDVTEEAQHVHFARPLLLSEVLGMEEVLPAQAEILEGPAGPAIFESAWVPLLQRGQRLQLHGRSHAWRVLASAPSRGRRFLLSSAYQGRFRRRPRQFAGVQDLAAGLQPGRPLRVVVTQDCEGRGDDVPPLGVGDWLEARGLQGNGPGTRLLCYRHSGEDEEEEEGEELLLPLDLGGGFVEEVCDSKKYGLAELLERQPLPCEVRVVAPDPELERDALGTLPALRLEARLDQPFLVGSFCEEPEEGFEIPPRWLDLSLLLSEGPVHPPAPCTRRSRVEELTEAFYYRLLAQLPGSPAPPPPRPPKPAQTGRGPGGRRSSAPRPPLPKPPADERRPGSSTAATPSPAPAEHPQPARPAGTSRGCRHRERQC; this is encoded by the exons GGTCCGTGTACGAGATCTCAGGCAACGAATGCTGCTTGTCGACGGGTGACCTGCTGAAAGTCATGGCCGTGGCACTGCAGAAAGTCATTTGTGAGGACACAGAGACGGGGCAGACAACAGAGCTGCCACCAACGTTTAAGG gtcttttccagcctgccccagccccaggaccATGCCCGACACTGCGGGGACCATTCcaggagggcagcaggaagCGGGGCCTGACACTGCACCAGGCGCTGGGGTGGTGGAACAGGCGGCCACAGCCCCTGCTGTGCCCCACCATCAGCCCCCatgccctgctcctgcaccccGTCTATGAGGTGCATGCTGCCATGCACC TGCGTCGGGACGTGGTGAAGATCCCCTCCACACTGGAGGTGGACGTGGAGGATGTCACGGAGGAGGCACAGCACGTCCACTTTGCCCGGCCACTGCTGCTGAGCGaggtgctggggatggaggaggtgCTGCCGGCCCAGGCTGAGATCCTGGAGGGTCCGGCCGGCCCCGCCATCTTCGAGAGCGCCTGGGTGCCACTGCTGCAGCGGGGGCAGCGGCTGCAGCTCCACGGCCGCTCCCACGCCTGGCGGGTCCTGGCCTCGGCCCCCAGCAGGGGCCGTCGTTTCCTCCTCTCCAGTGCCTACCAGGGCCGGTtccgccggcggccccggcagTTCGCAGGGGTGCAGGACCTGGCGGCCGGCCTGCAGCCTGGACGGCCACTGCGTGTGGTGGTGACGCAGGACTGCGAGGGCCGGGGGGACGACGTGCCCCCACTCGGCGTGGGCGACTGGCTGGAggcccgggggctgcaggggaacgGCCCCGGCACCCGGCTGCTCTGCTACCGCCACAGTggggaggacgaggaggaggaggaaggcgaggagctgctgctgccgctggaCCTGGGGGGTGGCTTCGTGGAGGAGGTGTGTGACAGCAAGAAGTACGGGCTGGCGGAGCTGCTGGAGCGGCAGCCGCTGCCCTGCGAGGTCCGGGTGGTGGCCCCTGACCCGGAGCTGGAGCGGGATGCACTGggcaccctgcctgccctgcgGCTGGAGGCCCGCCTGGATCAGCCCTTCCTGGTGGGCAGCTTCTGTGAGGAGCCAGAGGAGGGCTTCGAGATCCCGCCGCGGTGGCTGGACCTCTCCCTTCTGCTGAGCGAGGGGCCCGtccaccccccggccccctgcaCCCGCCGCTCCCGGGTGGAGGAGCTGACCGAGGCCTTCTACTACCGGCTGCTGGCCCAGCTGCccggcagcccagccccaccgcccccgcggccccccaaGCCAGCGCAGACAGGGAGGGGCCCTGGGGGGAGGCGGTCCTCGGCCCCCAGACCCCCACTCCCCAAGCCCCCTGCTGATGAGCGCCGGCCTGGCTCCTCCACTGCTGCCACTCCCAGCCCTGCGCCGGCCGAGCACCCCCAGCCAGCAAGGCCAGCGGGAACCTCCCGGGGATGCAG gCACAGAGAGCGACAGTGCTGA